A part of Hippea maritima DSM 10411 genomic DNA contains:
- a CDS encoding roadblock/LC7 domain-containing protein: MKEELINKTLQELVGSTQSIEGAALVTSDGLMISSYLPGDMDEDRVSAMSAALLSLSERAVEELEKGVPQQVTIRGDKGYIVITSAGEEAVLMVITDDKVKLGLLYMEIKTAAQKIKSAF; the protein is encoded by the coding sequence ATGAAGGAAGAGCTTATAAACAAAACTCTCCAAGAGTTGGTTGGTTCAACTCAAAGTATAGAGGGTGCTGCATTGGTTACATCAGATGGACTTATGATAAGCAGCTATTTACCAGGAGATATGGATGAGGATAGGGTTTCTGCAATGAGTGCAGCCTTGCTGTCATTGTCTGAAAGGGCTGTTGAGGAGTTGGAAAAAGGTGTACCTCAGCAGGTTACAATAAGAGGCGATAAAGGCTATATAGTGATAACCTCAGCAGGAGAAGAGGCTGTTTTGATGGTTATTACAGATGATAAGGTCAAATTGGGCCTGTTGTATATGGAGATAAAGACAGCAGCACAAAAGATAAAATCGGCTTTCTAA